The following proteins are encoded in a genomic region of Balaenoptera ricei isolate mBalRic1 chromosome 14, mBalRic1.hap2, whole genome shotgun sequence:
- the MTRFR gene encoding mitochondrial translation release factor in rescue isoform X1, which yields MKGPEPAEPRAMSTSGLFRFPIPLTRVCMVPWGLRLCEKPELLSPGTAVAPVQAAGKKDHPALLSLDESELEEQFVKGHGPGGQATNKTSNCVVLRHVPSGIVVKCHQTRSVDQNRKLARRILQEKVDVFYNGENSPVYKEKREAEKRKQERKKRAKETLEKKKLLKEQWESSKNVPRERTADSD from the exons GTCCTGAGCCGGCAGAGCCACGCGCTATGAGCACCTCAGGTCTGTTCCGTTTTCCTATCCCGCTGACCAGAGTGTGCATGGTGCCCTGGGGACTCCGGCTCTGCGAGAAGCCGGAACTCTTATCCCCTGGAACAGCGGTCGCTCCAGTCCAGGCGGCAGGCAAGAAGGaccaccctgctctgctctccctggATGAGAGTGAACTTGAAGAGCAGTTTGTAAAAGGACATGGGCCAGGGGGCCAGGCAACCAACAAAACAAGCAACTGCGTGGTGCTGAGGCACGTCCCCTCAGGCATTGTCGTCAAG TGCCACCAGACTAGATCCGTCGATCAAAACAGAAAGCTAGCTCGAAGAATCCTGCAAGAGAAAGTGGATGTTTTCTACAACGGTGAAAACAGTCCTGTTTACAAAGAAAAACgagaggcagagaagagaaagcaagaaaggaaaaaaagagcaaaagagaccctagagaaaaagaaactccTGAAAGAACAATGGGAATCAAGTAAAAATGTGCCCAGAGAAAGGACTGCAGATTCTGACTGA
- the CDK2AP1 gene encoding cyclin-dependent kinase 2-associated protein 1 isoform X2, with amino-acid sequence MATSSQYRQLLSDYGPPSLGYTQGTGNSQVPQSKYAELLAIIEELGKEIRPTYAGSKSAMERLKRGIIHARGLVRECLAETERNARS; translated from the exons ATGGCGACATCTTCACAGTACCGCCAGCTGCTGAGTGACTACGGGCCGCCATCTCTAGGCTACACCCAG GGAACTGGGAACAGCCAGGTGCCCCAGAGCAAATACGCGGAGCTGCTGGCCATCATCGAAGAGCTGGGGAAAGAGATCAGACCCACCTACGCGGGCAGCAAGAGCGCGATGGAGAGACTAAAACGAG GCATTATCCACGCTCGAGGATTGGTGCGGGAGTGCTTGGCTGAAACGGAACGGAATGCCAGGTCCTAG
- the MTRFR gene encoding mitochondrial translation release factor in rescue isoform X2: MSTSGLFRFPIPLTRVCMVPWGLRLCEKPELLSPGTAVAPVQAAGKKDHPALLSLDESELEEQFVKGHGPGGQATNKTSNCVVLRHVPSGIVVKCHQTRSVDQNRKLARRILQEKVDVFYNGENSPVYKEKREAEKRKQERKKRAKETLEKKKLLKEQWESSKNVPRERTADSD; encoded by the exons ATGAGCACCTCAGGTCTGTTCCGTTTTCCTATCCCGCTGACCAGAGTGTGCATGGTGCCCTGGGGACTCCGGCTCTGCGAGAAGCCGGAACTCTTATCCCCTGGAACAGCGGTCGCTCCAGTCCAGGCGGCAGGCAAGAAGGaccaccctgctctgctctccctggATGAGAGTGAACTTGAAGAGCAGTTTGTAAAAGGACATGGGCCAGGGGGCCAGGCAACCAACAAAACAAGCAACTGCGTGGTGCTGAGGCACGTCCCCTCAGGCATTGTCGTCAAG TGCCACCAGACTAGATCCGTCGATCAAAACAGAAAGCTAGCTCGAAGAATCCTGCAAGAGAAAGTGGATGTTTTCTACAACGGTGAAAACAGTCCTGTTTACAAAGAAAAACgagaggcagagaagagaaagcaagaaaggaaaaaaagagcaaaagagaccctagagaaaaagaaactccTGAAAGAACAATGGGAATCAAGTAAAAATGTGCCCAGAGAAAGGACTGCAGATTCTGACTGA
- the CDK2AP1 gene encoding cyclin-dependent kinase 2-associated protein 1 isoform X1: MSYKPNLTAHMPAASLNAAGSVHPPSTSMATSSQYRQLLSDYGPPSLGYTQGTGNSQVPQSKYAELLAIIEELGKEIRPTYAGSKSAMERLKRGIIHARGLVRECLAETERNARS, translated from the exons ATGTCTTACAAACCGAACTTGACCGCGCACATGCCCGCCGCCTCCCTCAACGCCG CTGGGAGTGTCCACCCGCCCTCCACCAGTATGGCGACATCTTCACAGTACCGCCAGCTGCTGAGTGACTACGGGCCGCCATCTCTAGGCTACACCCAG GGAACTGGGAACAGCCAGGTGCCCCAGAGCAAATACGCGGAGCTGCTGGCCATCATCGAAGAGCTGGGGAAAGAGATCAGACCCACCTACGCGGGCAGCAAGAGCGCGATGGAGAGACTAAAACGAG GCATTATCCACGCTCGAGGATTGGTGCGGGAGTGCTTGGCTGAAACGGAACGGAATGCCAGGTCCTAG